The Chthonomonadales bacterium genome contains the following window.
AGTACCGCCGTACGATGACGCGCACCAGCGCCGCGACCGGGGCCGCGAAAAACATGCCGAGCAGCCCACCAAACTCCTGGCCGATCAGCAGCACGACGATGATCACCACCGGGTGCAGGCTCATTCGCTCGCCGATCACGTAGGGCATCAGAAACTTGCTCTCGGCGAAGTGCAGGAAGGTGAAGAACGCCAACACGCCGAGCGCCACGCCCATCCCCTTGGTCACGAGCACGAGCAGCACGATCGGAATGCCTCCGATGATCGGCCCGATCACCGGGATGGCACGCGTGAGCCCGGCTAGAATACCGAGAGTGAGAGGGTATTTGACGTTCAACGCGGCGAGCCCGAGCCCCACCACGATTCCAGCGACCGCACACAGGATGGCCTGGCCGACGACGAAGCTGTACATGATCAGGTTGAACTCCCTGACCATGCGCAGCACCTCGCGGCGGCTGCGCGCGGGCAGCGCGCCCACGAACTCGTGCTTGAGCCGCTTGCTGTCCAACGCGAAGTAGAAGGCCAGGACGGGCAGGAGCAGGATCTCGATGATGTAATGCGCGGCGTCGCTGACGTGGCGCACAACAGCCGTGAACCACTGGCCCGCCTGGCGCTGGAAGTCGATGGCCTTGCTGCGCTCGGCCTGCTCCGCGAGCCACGCGCGCCACTCGGGCTTCACATGCTCGGAGTACCACGCCTGCACGTCCTGGCCGTAGCTGTCCAGGTCGGCGCGATACTCGTCCCAGTTCTCAGCGGCGTTGCGGACTTCGGTGATGAACGGGTTCACCATGAATCGCCCCGCGTACCATGCCGCCACACCGAGGAGAACGAGGACGTAGAACGTCGCCAACGCGCGGCGCACGTGGTTCGGAAGCCGCGCGGCGCCGCCATGCATCGCCACGAACCAGGTCTGCTGCATCAGCCACTCGGCCATCGGGCGCATCACGTAGGCGATGGTGGCGGCGATGAAGAGGGAGATGATCACCACCCGCAGCCGGCCGATCACGTAGACGGCCAGCACGATGGCCCCGCCGTAGAGCGCGTTGCGCCAGAGCGCCTTCACCACGGCCGTCACCCAGACGTCGGCCGCCTGAGGCGCTCCCCTCGGGGTCATCGGGGCATCTCCTCCTCGAGCGCCGTGCGGATCGCCGCGGCGGCATGGCCATCGCCGTAAGGGTTGGAGGCGCGCGCCATGCGCGCGCGCGCGCCGGCGTCCGTCAGCAGCAGCCGCGCCTCGGCGACGACGCGCTCGCGCCGGGTGCCGACCAGGCGCGCGACGCCCGCGGCGACGCCCTCGGGTCGCTCCGTCGTCTCGCGGAGCACGAGCACCGGGACGCCCAGACTGGGCGCTTCCTCCTGGATCCCGCCGGAATCGGACAGGATCAGCGCGGCCCGCTGCATCAGCTTGACGAACGGCGCGTAGTCCGGCGGCTCCACCAGGCGCACGCGCGGTCGCCCCTCCAGGATGGGCCGAACCTGCTCTCGCACGAGGGGGTTGCGGTGCATGGCGAAGACGAACTCGCAGTCGTCGAGCTCCGCGGCCAGGCAGGCTACCGCCTCGCAGATCCGCCCCAGGGGCTCCCCCAGGTTCTCGCGACGATGCGCCGTCACCAGCACGAGCCGCGCCGGCCCCTCCACGACCTGGCGGAGCACGGGGTCTTCGAATGCGTGCGGTTGCGCCGCGACCGAGAGCAGCGCATCGATGCCCGTGTTCCCCGTCACGCGGATGTGCTCGGCGGGGACGCCCTCGCGCAGCAGATTTCCGCGCGCGCGCTCGGTGGGAGCGAAATGGAAGCGCGCGATGGCTC
Protein-coding sequences here:
- a CDS encoding AI-2E family transporter is translated as MTPRGAPQAADVWVTAVVKALWRNALYGGAIVLAVYVIGRLRVVIISLFIAATIAYVMRPMAEWLMQQTWFVAMHGGAARLPNHVRRALATFYVLVLLGVAAWYAGRFMVNPFITEVRNAAENWDEYRADLDSYGQDVQAWYSEHVKPEWRAWLAEQAERSKAIDFQRQAGQWFTAVVRHVSDAAHYIIEILLLPVLAFYFALDSKRLKHEFVGALPARSRREVLRMVREFNLIMYSFVVGQAILCAVAGIVVGLGLAALNVKYPLTLGILAGLTRAIPVIGPIIGGIPIVLLVLVTKGMGVALGVLAFFTFLHFAESKFLMPYVIGERMSLHPVVIIVVLLIGQEFGGLLGMFFAAPVAALVRVIVRRYWLKTHRRAAPPARSPYEAATLTPPAA
- the wecB gene encoding UDP-N-acetylglucosamine 2-epimerase (non-hydrolyzing), with product MAPVVRELQAHSGSFEVRVAVTGQHREQLDQVLRVFGIVPDVDLDLMRHGQTLAQITTRALEGLEAVVAREEPAVVLAQGDTTTTFVAALAAFYRKVPFGHVEAGLRTQDIYDPFPEEMNRRLAGAIARFHFAPTERARGNLLREGVPAEHIRVTGNTGIDALLSVAAQPHAFEDPVLRQVVEGPARLVLVTAHRRENLGEPLGRICEAVACLAAELDDCEFVFAMHRNPLVREQVRPILEGRPRVRLVEPPDYAPFVKLMQRAALILSDSGGIQEEAPSLGVPVLVLRETTERPEGVAAGVARLVGTRRERVVAEARLLLTDAGARARMARASNPYGDGHAAAAIRTALEEEMPR